Part of the Paenibacillus sp. FSL R7-0273 genome is shown below.
CGGCAGCCTCGGGTCCTTGCGGATTCTCTTTCAGCAGCTCAATACGGTAGATATACTCCCCTTTGCCGCTTTCCTCAAAGGTGTACCTTGACCAGGAGTATTCGCTAAGCGCGTATCCTTGGGCAGCCATCTCATTCAGCCATTCCTCCTCCTTCTCAAAATCACTGAAAAACCTGTGTTTTACGAGACTCATTCCGGTTCGCCTCCCATAAGCTTTTTGCCGTTTGCCAGCAGCTCGTCAAGTCTTGCCATTTCAGTCCGGACAGCTGTCCGGCCGGCCTCCGTGATCCGGTACTCCTTCTTGCGTGAATCCTGCTCCCCCTGCAGCAGCTCGATCCAGCCCCGCTCGACCAGTGTGCTCAGCGCACCGTATAAGGTGCCGGCTCCCAGCTCGACCCGCTCATTGCTCAGCAGCTTCACGTTCTGCATAATACCGTAGCCGTGCATAGGGGTGAGCAAGGATAAAAGAATGTAATACACACCTTCTGTTAAAGCCCCGTAATCCTTATTGTCCGGCAACTCCGGATCACTCCTTTCTTCTATACCGTCCATCGCTATATCGGTTACCGATATAATAACTATATCGTCTGCCGATATAGATGTCAACAGGCATTAGCACACAAAAAAACCTCATCCGCAGAGGGAGGAGGTTTCTAGTGAGCCTGAGCTTACTTAACCGGGCTTCTTTTGCCGAAAAAGGTCTTAAGTGCCTGATATACTTCCTTTTTGTCCTTGATGACATAGTGCATGAACTGCTCCTGCTTGAGATGCCGGTAGGCGGACATCAGCGTGCTGCTGCGGTTATACTGGTTCACCTCACCGTAGCCGAACATGTTGCTGCGCTTCAGCAGCTCGCCGATCAGCTTGACGCAACGCTCATTATCAGAGGTCAGGTTATCCCCGTCTGAGAAGTGGAACGGGTAGATGTTATATTTGGCCGGCGGGTAACGGCTGTCGATGATCTCAATCGCCTTTTGGTAGGCTGATGAACAAATGGTGCCGCCGCTCTCGCCCCGGGTGAAGAAATCATGCTCGCTGACTTCCTTGGCCTCCGTATGATGGGCCAGAAAGACGATATCGACCTTCTCATACTGGCGGCGGAGGAAGCGGGTCATCCAGAAGAAGAAGCTGCGGGCGCAGTATTTCTCAAAGGTACCCATGGAGCCCGACGTATCCATCATTGCAATAATAACGGCGTTGGAGTGGGGGATCGTAATATCATCCCAGGTTTTGTAGCGAAGGTCATCCGGGCTGATGCTGTGGATACCCGGCCGGCCGCTGCTGGCGTTACGACGCAGGTTCTCCAGCAGGGTACGCTTCTTGTCGATATTCGACATCATGCCCTTTTTGCGGATATCGTTGAAGACAATCGACTTGACCTCAATCTCTTCCTTATCCTTGGGGGCCAGATGAGGCAGCTCCAGGTCCTGGAACAGAATGTCCTCCAGATCCTCCAGATTAACCTCCGCTTCAATGGTGTCCTGACCCGGCTGATCACCGGCCTTTTCCCCTTTGCCCGGCTGGGCAGACTGGGAGTCACGGCCGAGCACATCGCCCACCTGGCTGTCTCCGTCCCCCTGGCCGACATGCTTTTGCTTACGGAAGTTATAGATAATCCGGTATTCATCCAGACTGCGGATCGGTACTTTTACAATCTGCTTGCCGTCGGACATGATAATGTTCTCTTCGGTAACCAGGTCAGGCAGATTATCCTTAATGGCTTCCCTGACCTTCTGCTGGTGACGTTCCTGATCCTGATGGCCTTTACGGTGAAGGGACCAGTCTTCTTTCGAGACAACAAACGCATACGGCTCCGGTGATTGCGGCAGGATGACCACCTCCCATGAAATATAAATCAGTCGATGCACAAGCCTTAGTCCGCTGAAAGGGTTGTAACTAAAGTATATTCATGGGGATGGGGGATATGTGAACTGTCTTTACTCGCTGATCTCTTCAATAATGAGACGGTAGCTGTTGGATCTGGCTTCGCCTGAATAACGGCGGTCTTCAATGGTATACACATACAGTGCCGTTGAATTGCCCTGAAGGGTATTGCCCATATAATCGATATTGATTTTGACCATGTAGGCCAGATGAACCGTCTGTCCGGGCTCGAGAATCCCTAGCGGCACTGTGCCGCTGTAAGGTGTGCCGGGCACTGTAACTGCGCTGACCGTTACAATATCCGGGTCGATGACGGTGCCTTGCGGAACGATTCGGATTACGGTTACATCTGCAGGGTAATTGCCGCTGTTCGTAACATGGACTCTGAATTCGGCAATGCCTCCATGCTCGACAACCGGCGGCTCTCCGCTCATTTGAATCGAAATGATTGGAGCATAGAGCAGTGTGATGACCAGATTGGACCGGGCATTCTGCCTGACGCTCCGCCCGTCCGGAAGAGTGTAGGTATACGCGGTATTTCCCTGATTCCGGATGGCTGGCAGCTCCCGGACGTCGGTAGCAGCAGGTACAGCTACAAGGAATGCTACATGAACGGCAGCTTCCGGTCTTACCGTGCCGAGCGGGATGCCATCTCCCGGCCTCACACCCGGACGGGGCACTCCGTTCACCTGGATGCTGTCCCAGATAAACAGTGTGCCAGGGGGGATCACGTCAGTAAGCACAGCTTCCACTGCCAGATTGCCGCTGTTCCGGACCGTAAATTCATAGCGGAGATTGTCGCCCGGAGTTGCGCTATGCCGGTCTACCTTCAAGCTGACATTGATGCCTGCCTGCACAATTGTAACGGTTACTGTGTTGCTCTCCACCTGCTCGGCATCCTCATTAGCAATGTAGGAGAGTGTTGCGCGGGTAACAAGTGCAGCCTCAGGCGGAACCGCAGTGACCCGTACCCGGAAGGAAATTTCTGCAGCGGCACCTATGTCCAGTGTCCCCAGCGGGATTCCGTCCGCGGGATCTGCCTCAGGAGAGTAGACTCCGCCTGCAACTACACTTCCGGGAATAAAGACGGAGCCCTCCGGCACAGGGATGATTGCAGAGATGCTGCCAAGCGGCCTGGTTCCCTCGTTCCTCAGCAGCAGCGTATAAGTTATAACATCCCCGACAAAGGAGGTCGGGGTGCTTGCAGTAAGCAGGATGGAGAGCTGGTAAGCCAGCAGGGATACGGTTACTGTATTGGAACTGACTTCCCCCGCAACCCTTCTTCCGCCTGTTGTAGAGAATGAATATTGTCCGGTTGCGGCATTCCGCAGCTCAAGTGACGGCGGCAGCGAAACGACGATAACCTGGAACGCTACTGTGACCTGACTCTGTGGTGCAACAGCATCAAGCGGAATTCCGGCTGCAGGCGATGCTCCGGGCAGGGGCACACCGTCCCTCAGAACGCTGTTGGCAATAAAAGAGACACCCTGGGGAAGCGCGTCAAGGATTGTAACCAGTGCCGGGAGATTTCCGCTGTTGGTTGCTGTGATGGTATAAACCAGTGTTTCCCCGAGGGAAACACTGGTTTTGTCTGCGCTTTTGGACAGGGAGAGAACAGGACCTACAACCTGGGTGTTGACGGTGTTGGAAAAAGTGATTCCGTCAATACCCGCCGCTGAGCTGAACAGCACCATGGATTGATTCGTCACGACAGGCTGCAGATTCGGGCCGGGGGTCATACCTCAATTACCTGTACCTGGAAGGTGACGGTCACTGAAGCTCCTGCAGCAATCGTACCGATTACGATACCGGCTGCCGGATTGGCATTTGGCCGCTGTACACCATCAACGGCTACACTGCCTATTACGAACTGGCTGCCTGCAGGGATCGGGTCAACCAGTACAACGTTGTTGACAGCGACAATACCGTTGTTAGTAACCACGATTGTATACGTTATGAGATCGCCGACAACCGCATCGATGGAAGGCGTGCTCTTGACTGCTGTAACGTCAGGCGAGGATACCGGTATAACGAGCACATTGGACAGTGAGCTGCCGGAGAGCAGGCGTCCGTCCGGCGGACTGAAGGTAAAGCTGGCTGAGGCCTGATTGACCAGCTGCTGAGGTGAAGGCAGTGAAGCTACAGTAACCTGGAGAGTAACCGTTACGGTAACCGTCGCTCCCGGCGCAACCGTACCTATGGCAACACCTGCCGTAGGATCTGCTCCCGGCTGCGGCACACCATTGATCAATACGCTGTTCGGCACGAATACGGCACCCGGCGGAATAGCGTCTGTTACGGTGACATTAGCCGGCAGGTTGCCTGTGTTGTTCACACTCAGGAAGTAAGTGACGGTATCGCCGACCGTAGCATTGGCGGTATCCGCGCTCTTAACGACATTGATGAACGGCTGGTACACCGGTGTAATCAGGTTGTTGGAATAGGATGCACCGGAGAACGCGCCGGAGGTAAAGCTGACTGAAGCCTGATTGTTCAGTACAGTGCTGGCAGGCAGGGCGTTGACCAGGATATTGAATGTGATGGTGGCAGAGGCTCCCGGTGCTATGGTGCCGGCTGCAATGCCATTGGCCGGATTGGCTCCAGGCACCGGAGTGCCGTCTACAACTACGCTGCCGGTGACAAAGGAGGCGCCTGCCGGTATCGGGTCACTGAGCACAATATTGTTAATCGGCGCAATCCCGTTATTCGTAACGACGATTGTGTAAGGTACGGTGTCCCCGATGACGGCATCAATAACAGTAGTGCTTTTGACTACGGCCACATTAGGAGAGGATACCGAAATCAAATTGATGTTGGAAGGCGCTGTCTGGTTAAAGGTACGGCCGTCAGGCAGCGTATAGGCCAAGGAGATGATTGCCTGGTTGCTGAGCTGCTGGCTTGGCGGCAGGGTATCAATCAGCACAGAGAACGTAACGGTGAGTGCGGCTCCGGCAGCAATCGTGCCGAGCGGAACACCGGTGGCCGGATCACTGCCCGGAACCGGCTGGCCGCCGACCAGCACGCTGTTGGCTACAAGCACGGTGCCTGCCGGTATCGTATCAGTCAGGGTAGCTGTAGCCGGATAATTCCCTGAATTATTGACAGTAACCGTATAGGTTATCGTATCGCCGACAGTTGCATTGGTAACGTTGGAGGATTTGACGGCTGCGACAATCGGCTGGAAGACAGGCGTTGTGACGATATTGGAGAAGGCGACATTGGCAATGGCTCCGGAAGTAAAGCTGACCGAGGACTGGTTATTGAGCAGTCCGGTGGCCGGAAGCGAGGTTACTGTTACAGTAAAGGCAACAGTAACGGAAGCCCCGGGAGCAATGCTGCCGATGGTAACTCCGGTTGCAGGGGAAGCACCCGGACGGGGAACGCCATCCACAAGGATACTGCCGGCTACAAATGCGGTGCCTGCAGGAAGTGCGTCAGTAAAGACGACATTATTGACGGTGGCAATGCCGTTATTGGTCAGAACGACGGTATAAGTAATGGAATCTCCGACAGTTGTAGCGGTAGTAGTGGTGCTCTTGACTACGCCCAGGTTCGGATTCGACACCGGAATGGTGAAGGTGTTCGATAAGGCTGAGCCGCTCAGTGTCCGGCCGTCCGGCAGGGTGAAGGTGTAAGACGCCGTTCCCTGATTGACAAGAAGCTGCGGTGACGGAAGGGAGGTAATAACGACCGAGAACTGTACCACCACGGTTCCGCCCGCCGGGATGGTTCCGGCAGCAATGCCTGCTGACGGATCCGCCTGCGGCAGCGGCAGGCTGTTAACCAATACACTGTTAGGCACAAAGGTTGTGCCTGCAGGGATATTATCGGTCACAGTCAGTGTGGCCGGGTAGTTCCCGGTATTGGTTGCTGTCAGAGAGTAGGTTACCGTATCGCCAACAGTGGCATTAACGGTGCTGGCACCTTTGACCAATGCAATATTTGGCTGAAAGACAGGAACGGCCACCGGATTGGACCAGGTGGAGCCTGAGAACACCCCTGAGGTGTAGGTTACTGTCGCCTGGTTGTCAATGGAGGCATCGGCCGGCACGGAGGTTACCAGGACATTATAGGTGACAACCGCCACAAACCCGGCTGCCAGTGTGCCTATGGCCACCCCAGTGGCCGGATTGGCATTCGGGAACGGTACGCCGTTGACAGCCACGCTGCCGGTGACAAAGGTGGTGCCGTCCGGTGTCGGATCATTAAGCAGCACATTATTGACGGGGTCGATCCCGTTGTTGGTAATAGTTACTGTATAAGGAATTGTATCTCCAAGTGCGGCAGCGGTGAAGGTCGTGCTTTTGACTACAGCCAGGTTCGGGGCAGATACAGCAATGGTTACTGTATTTGATACTGCTGTTCCGGTCAGCAGGCGGCCGTCCGGCGGAGTGAAGGTAAAGGTCGAGCTGGCCTGATTGACGAGTTGCTGCGGACTCGGCAGGGAAACGATGAACACCGTGAAGCTGACTGTGATACTGGCTCCGGGTGCGACGGTACCGACAGCGATTCCGGTATCCGGAGCGGAGCCCGGCTGCGGGAAGCCGCCGACAATGACGCTGTTCGGATCAAAGGTTGTGCCTGCCGGGATATTGTCGGTCAGGGTTACATTGGCAGCCAGATTACCGGTGTTGCTGACGACAATGGTATAAATAATCGTATCGCCGACTGTTGCGCTAAGGTCGTTTGCGCTTTTGACCAGCGAAATCTGCGGCTGAATGACCGGGGTGGTCGTCACATTGGAGCTCGATGAGCCCGAAAAAACCCCGGAGGTAAAGCTGACGGTTGACTGGTTGTTAATCTGTGAAGGAATCGGCATTGTAATCCTCACCTCGAATGTTACGGCAATTGAGGCCCCGGGGGCCAGACTGCCGATTGGAATGCCGGTGGACGGAACTGATAGCGGCTGGGACACGCCGCCCACAATTACGGTTCCGGGAATGAAGGCCGCATTCTCAGGCAGCGGATCGCTGAGAATGATGTTGTTGACAGCAGCAATACCAGTGTTTGTCAGCACGGAGGTAAAGGTCAGGATGTCGCCTGTGACGGCGTCAATGGCATTTACACTTTTTACGACATTGATATTTGGTGCAGAGACAGGAACAGCGAGCGTATTGGAGACGGTATTGCCTCCAAGCTGCCGTCCATCCGGCAGAGTAAAGGTGTACGAGGCAGCGGCGGAATTCAGCAGCTGCTGGTTGGGCGGCAGGGCTGTGACGGTGACAAGAAAGCTTACTGTGACACTGTCACCGGGGGCAAGCGGCCCAACCGGAACCCCGCTCACCAGATCATAGCCGGGCAGCGGGGTTCCGCCGACAATAACGCTATTCGGCTCAAAGGTGACCTGAGGCGGCAGGCTGTCGGTCAGGTTCAGTGTGGCGGCGATGTTGCCGGTGTTCCGGGCAAGAATTGAAAAGGACAAGGAGCTGCCTACTGAAGCCTGGGCGGCATTGGCGCTTTTCGCCAGGCTGATTACCGGTATGAAGACCGGCGTGTTAACCGTGCCTGACAGCGCAGTTCCGCTGAATGTGCCGGCAGTAAAGGAGGCGCTGGCCCGGTTGCTCAGCTGCCCGGAAGGCGGCACGGAGATGGCATTAACCTGAAAAGTGATAACTACGGTCGCACCTGAAGCGATAGTACCGAGATTAATGCCGGCCCCGGGATTTGCAGACGGCGAGGAAGCACCGTTGATCGTAACACTGCCGGCTACAAATGCGCCTCCGGCCGGGATCGGATCGGATAGGACGACATTGCTGACAGCGACGCCGCTGGGATTGGAGACAGAGACGGTGTAGGTGATATATTCCCCGACGGCAATGGCATTGAGGCTGGCGTTTTTCAGAATTGTGATATTCGGTGCTGATACCGGAATGCTAACTGTATTGGATACGCTGGAGCCGGCCAGCGAACGGCCGCTGGGCAGCTGATACGTATAGCTGCCGCTGCCCTGATCTGTTAATACAGCCGGTGAGGGCAGTGACGTCACTGAGGTTAGGAAGGTCACCGTGAAGGCAGCACCGGGAGCTACAGACCCCAGCGGAATTCCGGTTAGCGGAGAATCAGAGGGACGGACGACATTGTTTACAATGACACTGCCTGAAACAAAGCTTGAACCGGCCGGTATGTTATCTGTCAGGGTAACGGTTGCCGCAATATTCCCAGAATTCTGCACCTGCAGGGTGTACAGGACATTGCCGCCTACGGTGGCGCTGGTCGGGCTGGCGCTTTTGGAGATCCCGATTACCGGCTGGAACACAGGTGTAGGAACAATATTGGACTGTGTAATGGCAGTGAACGCTCCTGAGCTGTAGGACGCTGATGAGCGGTTGGAGAGCTGGCCGCCTGCCGGTACAGAGGTGATGCTCACCTGGAAGGTGACCGTGACACTCGCACCGGGGGCAATGGTTCCGACCGTAATCCCTGAGGCAGGATCAGCTGTAGGCCGTGAGGTACCGGCCACAACGACACTGCCCGGCACAAAGGTGCTGCCGGCAGGGATCGGATCGGACAGGACGACATTTGTAACGGCAGCGATGCCGTTGTTGCTGATAACGGAGGTGTACAGCAGGGTATCACCTACGGCAACATCGGGCAGGCTGGCGCTTTTGGCAACCGCTACGTTCGGCAGTGTGACAGGTATAGTCAGGATGTTTGAGGCAGCGGAGCCGGAAACCGTGCGGCCGTCCGGCACCAGGAAGGTGTAGGCGGCGGTGGCCTGGTCAACAAGCTGGGGCGGAGAAGGCAGGCTGTTGACCACAACACGGAACTGCACGGTGGAGCTACCCCCGGCGGCAATGGTGCCGATCGGAATGCCGGTGGCAGGGTTGCCCGCTATTGGTGTACCGTTGACGGTAAAGCTGCCGGGTACATAAGTACTGCCTGCCGGAATGTTGTCGGTTAGTGTGGTGGTGGCGCCGATGTTGCCGGTGTTGGACACCTGAATCGTATAGATAATCTGGTCTCCGACGGTAGCGTTGGTGGTATTGGCGCTTTTGACAAGCCCGAGCACCGGTGAATATACCGGAATTGTACTCGTATTGGACGGGATAACCCCTGAGACAATGGGACCGCCGG
Proteins encoded:
- a CDS encoding PadR family transcriptional regulator → MPDNKDYGALTEGVYYILLSLLTPMHGYGIMQNVKLLSNERVELGAGTLYGALSTLVERGWIELLQGEQDSRKKEYRITEAGRTAVRTEMARLDELLANGKKLMGGEPE
- the yhbH gene encoding sporulation protein YhbH — its product is MIYISWEVVILPQSPEPYAFVVSKEDWSLHRKGHQDQERHQQKVREAIKDNLPDLVTEENIIMSDGKQIVKVPIRSLDEYRIIYNFRKQKHVGQGDGDSQVGDVLGRDSQSAQPGKGEKAGDQPGQDTIEAEVNLEDLEDILFQDLELPHLAPKDKEEIEVKSIVFNDIRKKGMMSNIDKKRTLLENLRRNASSGRPGIHSISPDDLRYKTWDDITIPHSNAVIIAMMDTSGSMGTFEKYCARSFFFWMTRFLRRQYEKVDIVFLAHHTEAKEVSEHDFFTRGESGGTICSSAYQKAIEIIDSRYPPAKYNIYPFHFSDGDNLTSDNERCVKLIGELLKRSNMFGYGEVNQYNRSSTLMSAYRHLKQEQFMHYVIKDKKEVYQALKTFFGKRSPVK
- a CDS encoding DUF11 domain-containing protein; translated protein: MTPGPNLQPVVTNQSMVLFSSAAGIDGITFSNTVNTQVVGPVLSLSKSADKTSVSLGETLVYTITATNSGNLPALVTILDALPQGVSFIANSVLRDGVPLPGASPAAGIPLDAVAPQSQVTVAFQVIVVSLPPSLELRNAATGQYSFSTTGGRRVAGEVSSNTVTVSLLAYQLSILLTASTPTSFVGDVITYTLLLRNEGTRPLGSISAIIPVPEGSVFIPGSVVAGGVYSPEADPADGIPLGTLDIGAAAEISFRVRVTAVPPEAALVTRATLSYIANEDAEQVESNTVTVTIVQAGINVSLKVDRHSATPGDNLRYEFTVRNSGNLAVEAVLTDVIPPGTLFIWDSIQVNGVPRPGVRPGDGIPLGTVRPEAAVHVAFLVAVPAATDVRELPAIRNQGNTAYTYTLPDGRSVRQNARSNLVITLLYAPIISIQMSGEPPVVEHGGIAEFRVHVTNSGNYPADVTVIRIVPQGTVIDPDIVTVSAVTVPGTPYSGTVPLGILEPGQTVHLAYMVKINIDYMGNTLQGNSTALYVYTIEDRRYSGEARSNSYRLIIEEISE
- a CDS encoding DUF7507 domain-containing protein — encoded protein: MKEVKIIPLVVRSTINATGAITFTGNTLGLSRSDTIGVPGTQDSIGAFSTVNTASTFGTYPAGTTSLYQNNSSAAILTIPAGSTVLYAELIWGGSYINGAVNLSAFINNPVSITTPAGNTVSVSPDPATNNTVDLGGGAAAYVRSNNVTSIIQAGGAGTYIVGGVVGTIVISGDSTANHAGWTLGVIYQNPALPFRNMSLRAGAVLVQSTSAPVVTTITGFATPVSGALGGRILFSAQEGDANRSGDQALFGPTSATQVALSGPNNFANNFFASQINNDAGALNTTGTFGNRNQTNGSPGSNIVGGRQGWDITNVSVSARLVNNQTSALLTLTTSGDAYVVNANALQIDINAPTISLTKGANVTGTLVGDTVNYTVTVSNTGTASAASVVLSDTLPAGLTFVAGSVVVAGVSRPTFDITAGIPLGSLALGTSVTVTYQARVTSLPNPQFVPNTATAAFTFQSVAGGPIVSGVIPSNTSTIPVYSPVLGLVKSANTTNATVGDQIIYTIQVSNTGNIGATTTLTDNIPAGSTYVPGSFTVNGTPIAGNPATGIPIGTIAAGGSSTVQFRVVVNSLPSPPQLVDQATAAYTFLVPDGRTVSGSAASNILTIPVTLPNVAVAKSASLPDVAVGDTLLYTSVISNNGIAAVTNVVLSDPIPAGSTFVPGSVVVAGTSRPTADPASGITVGTIAPGASVTVTFQVSITSVPAGGQLSNRSSASYSSGAFTAITQSNIVPTPVFQPVIGISKSASPTSATVGGNVLYTLQVQNSGNIAATVTLTDNIPAGSSFVSGSVIVNNVVRPSDSPLTGIPLGSVAPGAAFTVTFLTSVTSLPSPAVLTDQGSGSYTYQLPSGRSLAGSSVSNTVSIPVSAPNITILKNASLNAIAVGEYITYTVSVSNPSGVAVSNVVLSDPIPAGGAFVAGSVTINGASSPSANPGAGINLGTIASGATVVITFQVNAISVPPSGQLSNRASASFTAGTFSGTALSGTVNTPVFIPVISLAKSANAAQASVGSSLSFSILARNTGNIAATLNLTDSLPPQVTFEPNSVIVGGTPLPGYDLVSGVPVGPLAPGDSVTVSFLVTVTALPPNQQLLNSAAASYTFTLPDGRQLGGNTVSNTLAVPVSAPNINVVKSVNAIDAVTGDILTFTSVLTNTGIAAVNNIILSDPLPENAAFIPGTVIVGGVSQPLSVPSTGIPIGSLAPGASIAVTFEVRITMPIPSQINNQSTVSFTSGVFSGSSSSNVTTTPVIQPQISLVKSANDLSATVGDTIIYTIVVSNTGNLAANVTLTDNIPAGTTFDPNSVIVGGFPQPGSAPDTGIAVGTVAPGASITVSFTVFIVSLPSPQQLVNQASSTFTFTPPDGRLLTGTAVSNTVTIAVSAPNLAVVKSTTFTAAALGDTIPYTVTITNNGIDPVNNVLLNDPTPDGTTFVTGSVAVNGVPFPNANPATGVAIGTLAAGFVAVVTYNVLVTSVPADASIDNQATVTYTSGVFSGSTWSNPVAVPVFQPNIALVKGASTVNATVGDTVTYSLTATNTGNYPATLTVTDNIPAGTTFVPNSVLVNSLPLPQADPSAGIAAGTIPAGGTVVVQFSVVITSLPSPQLLVNQGTASYTFTLPDGRTLSGSALSNTFTIPVSNPNLGVVKSTTTTATTVGDSITYTVVLTNNGIATVNNVVFTDALPAGTAFVAGSILVDGVPRPGASPATGVTIGSIAPGASVTVAFTVTVTSLPATGLLNNQSSVSFTSGAIANVAFSNIVTTPVFQPIVAAVKSSNVTNATVGDTITYTVTVNNSGNYPATATLTDTIPAGTVLVANSVLVGGQPVPGSDPATGVPLGTIAAGAALTVTFSVLIDTLPPSQQLSNQAIISLAYTLPDGRTFNQTAPSNINLISVSSPNVAVVKSTTVIDAVIGDTVPYTIVVTNNGIAPINNIVLSDPIPAGASFVTGSVVVDGTPVPGANPANGIAAGTIAPGASATITFNILVNALPASTVLNNQASVSFTSGAFSGASYSNNLITPVYQPFINVVKSADTANATVGDTVTYFLSVNNTGNLPANVTVTDAIPPGAVFVPNSVLINGVPQPGADPTAGVAIGTVAPGATVTVTVTLQVTVASLPSPQQLVNQASASFTFSPPDGRLLSGSSLSNVLVIPVSSPDVTAVKSTPSIDAVVGDLITYTIVVTNNGIVAVNNVVLVDPIPAGSQFVIGSVAVDGVQRPNANPAAGIVIGTIAAGASVTVTFQVQVIEV